A window of the Pungitius pungitius chromosome 3, fPunPun2.1, whole genome shotgun sequence genome harbors these coding sequences:
- the slc47a3 gene encoding multidrug and toxin extrusion protein 1 — protein sequence MQSGPPAPCSGCCSVRRIRGLVPVGFKTEIKALSKLAGPVIIAQLMVFAVSFVSTVFCGHLGRTELAAVSLAIAVINVTGISIGSGLASACDTLISQTFGGNNLMRVGVILQRAILIQLLACFPCWAILVNTEPILLAVRQEPQVARLSQMYVNIFMPALPATFMYSLETRYLQNQGIIWPQVITGVVVNLLNALINYVFLYVLHLGVAGSAVANTISQFAMVIVLYSYIMWKGLHKATWGGWSKECLQDWGSYIHLAIPSMLMVCVEWWTYEIGGFLAGLISEVELGAQSVVYGLANVAYMFPMGFSIAGNVRVGNALGAGDTEQAKLSAKLTMFCAVSVSICLSILMGSLKDHISYVFTYDKKIRERVADVMVLYAPFILLDAISAAAGGIIRGAGKQRVGAIVNILGYYGVGFPIGVPLMFAAKMGITGLWTGMFICGFLQSTFFILYLVRMNWMKAAIEAQIRAGVCESLRGPSPQPDVPEIPPEKTWNPPGQTDHVDLIDTAVKAADTVEQKEFSHRTLVLRRGLTLALMMAILAAGIILNLLIINLFT from the exons ATGCAGAGCGGCCCTCCGGCCCCGTGCAGCGGGTGCTGTTCCGTCAGGCGGATCCGGGGCTTGGTCCCCGTTGGGTTCAAGACCGAGATAAAAGCCTTGTCTAAACTGGCCGGACCGGTG ATCATAGCCCAGCTCATGGTGTTTGCTGTGAGTTTTGTCAGTACTGTTTTCTGTGGCCACCTGGGGAGGACGGAGCTGGCAGCGGTGTCTTTGGCCATAGCA GTTATTAATGTCACAGGCATATCCATTGGATCAGGTTTGGCTTCGGCGTGTGATACTCTGATTTCACAG ACCTTTGGGGGCAATAACCTGATGAGAGTTGGGGTCATTCTGCAACGGGCGATCCTCATCCAGCTACTGGCGTGTTTTCCCTGTTGGGCGATCCTGGTTAACACCGAGCCCATTCTGCTGGCTGTCAGACAGGAGCCGCAGGTGGCAAG GTTGTCTCAGATGTATGTGAATATCTTCATGCCGGCACTTCCT GCcacattcatgtattcattagAAACAAGATATCTGCAAAACCAG GGCATCATATGGCCGCAGGTTATCACAGGCGTTGTGGTCAACCTTCTTAACGCTCTCATCAACTACGTCTTCCTTTACGTGTTGCATCTGGGAGTAGC aggttCTGCTGTTGCCAACACCATTTCCCAGTTCGCCATGGTTATCGTCCTCTATTCTTATATAATGTGGAAAGGCCTTCACAAGGCCACCTGGGGAG GCTGGTCTAAAGAGTGCCTGCAGGACTGGGGCTCGTACATCCACTTGGCCATCCCTAGCATGCTCATGGTGTGCGTTGAGTGGTGGACGTATGAGATTGGAGGCTTTCTGGCAG GTCTGATAAGTGAGGTGGAGCTTGGCGCTCAATCGGTTGTATATGGACTTGCTAATGTTGCATACATG TTCCCAATGGGTTTCAGCATAGCAGGCAATGTTAGAGTTGGAAATGCCTTGGGAGCTGGAGACACAGAGCAGGCCAAGCTGTCGGCTAAACTTACCATGTTCTGTGCAG tgtCTGTCTCTATATGTTTGTCCATTCTCATGGGGAGCTTGAAGGACCATATCTCTTATGTCTTTACTTATGACAA AAAAATACGGGAAAGGGTTGCCGATGTCATGGTTTTATATGCACCTTTCATTCTCCTGGATGCAATATCA GCGGCCGCGGGAGGCATCATAAGAGGAGCTGGTAAACAAAGGGTTGGGGCTATTGTCAACATTTTGGGTTATTATGGTGTTGGTTTTCCCATTGGAGTGCCACTCATGTTTGCTGCCAAAATGGGAATCACGG gtCTGTGGACCGGCATGTTTATCTGTGGGTTTCTGCAGTCTACATTCTTCATTCTCTACCTAGTAAGAATGAACTGGATGAAAGCAGCAATTGAG GCTCAAATCAGAGCGGGAGTGTGTGAGAGCTTAAGAGGCCCAA GTCCCCAACCAGATGTTCCAGAGATCCCGCCGGAGAAAACGTGGAACCCACCAGGACAAACGGACCACGTGGACCTGATTGACACTGCGGTGAAAGCAGCAGACACAGTGGAGCAGAAGGAGTTCTCTCACAGGACTCTGGTTCTGCGTAGAGGCCTGACTCTTGCTCTCATGATGGCCATCCTGGCTGCTGGAATCATTCTTAACCTGCTGATCATAAACTTGTTTACATGA